Proteins encoded in a region of the Nonomuraea helvata genome:
- a CDS encoding DUF397 domain-containing protein, with protein sequence MDELTQELSTATWRKSTQSGSDGGNCVEVAELSGGHRGVRDSKNPTGPALIFTSGEWNAFIDGVKTGEFD encoded by the coding sequence ATGGACGAGCTGACGCAGGAACTCAGCACCGCTACGTGGCGCAAGTCCACCCAATCAGGAAGCGACGGTGGCAACTGCGTTGAGGTCGCAGAACTGTCCGGCGGGCACCGAGGCGTTCGCGATAGCAAGAACCCTACCGGCCCCGCGCTGATCTTCACCTCAGGCGAATGGAACGCCTTCATCGATGGCGTGAAAACCGGCGAGTTTGACTAA
- a CDS encoding NAD-dependent epimerase/dehydratase family protein: MGKHVVVGSGQVGTHVAAKLVAQGQDVTVVTRSGSGPAGTVKVAADVADKARLIEIAKGADVLYNCVSPQYHRWLTDWPPMAESLLAAAEASGAVYAMLGNLYPYGPVTGPMTEDLPLASTSPKAQVRAKMWRDALAAHEAGRIRATEVRGSDYFGPGTSEQGYLGDRFLVPLRAGKTVQVPYPLDVPHSWSYVADVADALIVAGRDERAWGRTWHVPTGDPQTFRELGGRMAALLGLPAPKMAQIPWPVISVGGLFSPMMGELKHVRYQFTAPFVLDSSAFQRTFGVAPTPIDEALKATLEA; encoded by the coding sequence ATGGGTAAGCACGTCGTCGTGGGCTCCGGCCAGGTCGGCACGCACGTGGCGGCCAAGCTTGTCGCGCAGGGACAGGATGTCACCGTCGTGACCCGCTCGGGCAGCGGCCCCGCAGGGACGGTCAAGGTGGCCGCCGACGTCGCCGACAAGGCCAGGCTGATCGAGATCGCCAAGGGGGCCGACGTCCTCTACAACTGCGTCAGCCCGCAATACCACCGCTGGCTCACCGACTGGCCGCCGATGGCGGAGTCGCTCCTGGCCGCCGCCGAGGCGAGCGGCGCCGTGTACGCGATGCTCGGCAACCTTTACCCGTACGGGCCCGTCACCGGCCCCATGACCGAGGACCTGCCGCTCGCCTCCACCAGCCCCAAGGCGCAGGTGCGGGCGAAGATGTGGCGGGACGCGCTGGCCGCGCACGAGGCGGGCCGGATCAGGGCGACCGAGGTGCGCGGCTCCGACTACTTCGGTCCGGGCACCAGCGAGCAGGGCTACCTGGGCGACCGGTTCCTCGTGCCGCTCAGGGCGGGCAAGACCGTCCAGGTGCCCTACCCCCTCGACGTGCCGCACAGCTGGAGCTACGTGGCCGACGTGGCCGACGCGCTGATCGTGGCCGGCCGCGACGAGCGGGCCTGGGGCCGGACCTGGCACGTGCCCACCGGCGACCCGCAGACCTTCCGCGAGCTCGGTGGGCGGATGGCCGCGCTGCTCGGCCTGCCCGCGCCCAAGATGGCGCAGATTCCGTGGCCGGTGATCAGCGTGGGCGGGCTCTTCTCGCCCATGATGGGCGAGCTCAAGCACGTCCGCTATCAGTTCACCGCGCCGTTCGTGCTCGACTCCTCGGCGTTCCAGCGCACGTTCGGCGTCGCGCCTACCCCGATCGACGAGGCGCTCAAGGCTACGCTCGAGGCGTGA
- a CDS encoding trypsin-like serine peptidase has product MLRLVLSLVLLDPTAVAEVPQRNVPVPRILTPDGDRLGYAPVPRPYAGARRLTGMLLGHDPATRTNVLCGGAVINSRSRSLVLTAAHCLYQHGRAIKQLAFLPGYDEQPRMGIWPAVRTWVPAKWRNQPYSPDLLPYDIGLVGVVRRKRPLEDVTGRGLPRLTTGRGTELRGLELLGYPGGKDYPGTQMYRCVADTVEALSEEPGLMVTRNCHAAAGGSGGPALYGDAVAGVVSSSSPLKDQKGYTVLTRLSAPVFERMFAKADKSMQLTPPG; this is encoded by the coding sequence GTGCTCAGGTTGGTGCTGTCTCTGGTCCTGCTCGACCCAACCGCCGTCGCCGAGGTGCCGCAACGTAACGTCCCCGTTCCCCGGATACTGACCCCCGACGGCGACCGTCTGGGCTACGCGCCGGTCCCCCGTCCCTACGCGGGGGCGCGCCGGCTCACCGGGATGCTGCTCGGCCACGACCCGGCGACGCGGACGAACGTGCTGTGCGGGGGCGCGGTGATCAACTCGCGCAGCCGCAGCCTGGTGCTGACCGCGGCGCACTGCCTCTACCAGCACGGGCGGGCGATCAAGCAGCTGGCCTTCCTGCCGGGCTACGACGAGCAGCCGCGCATGGGGATCTGGCCGGCCGTGCGCACGTGGGTGCCGGCCAAGTGGCGCAACCAGCCGTACTCGCCGGACCTGCTCCCGTACGACATCGGCCTGGTCGGCGTGGTGCGCCGCAAGCGCCCGCTGGAGGACGTCACCGGGCGGGGGCTGCCGCGCCTGACCACCGGCAGGGGCACGGAGCTGCGCGGGCTGGAGCTGCTCGGCTACCCCGGGGGCAAGGACTATCCGGGCACGCAGATGTACCGGTGCGTGGCCGACACGGTCGAGGCGCTCTCCGAGGAGCCCGGACTGATGGTCACGCGCAACTGCCACGCCGCCGCCGGGGGCAGCGGCGGGCCCGCGCTGTACGGGGACGCGGTGGCCGGCGTCGTGTCGTCGTCCAGCCCGCTGAAAGACCAGAAGGGGTACACCGTGCTCACCAGGCTGAGCGCGCCCGTCTTCGAGCGGATGTTCGCCAAGGCCGACAAGTCGATGCAGCTCACGCCGCCCGGCTGA
- a CDS encoding YrdB family protein — protein sequence MLAKNANAVLMFFLELGVLASVGYWGFTVSSMWVIKLLAGLGGPALFIAVWALFGAGGGANATFPLTGLARAALEILWFGGGAAALYASGLVTPAAIFFAIFVINAVLRIIWKQV from the coding sequence ATGCTCGCCAAGAACGCCAACGCCGTCCTGATGTTCTTCCTGGAGCTCGGTGTGCTGGCCTCAGTGGGTTACTGGGGCTTCACGGTGAGCAGCATGTGGGTGATCAAGCTGCTGGCCGGGCTGGGCGGGCCGGCCCTGTTCATCGCCGTGTGGGCGCTGTTCGGCGCCGGGGGCGGCGCGAACGCCACGTTCCCCCTCACCGGCCTGGCCCGCGCCGCGCTGGAGATCCTCTGGTTCGGCGGCGGCGCCGCCGCGCTCTACGCCTCCGGTCTGGTCACCCCGGCCGCCATCTTCTTCGCGATTTTCGTCATCAACGCGGTTCTCCGCATCATCTGGAAGCAGGTTTGA
- a CDS encoding ATP-binding protein — translation MKAASAEPRVIGSIQLAGILESVSRARSHVRGWLGEDHPSVDDAVLVASELLTNALRHSDAGPHDLIGLTVSLTEEVVYVEVRDPGSTLSAPYVRQEPEAEDGRGLLIIGEISQSWGVREHGRGLGRSVWCAIPAVPPARPR, via the coding sequence ATGAAAGCAGCGAGCGCCGAGCCGAGGGTAATCGGTTCGATTCAGCTGGCGGGCATTCTCGAGTCCGTCTCACGCGCACGCTCCCACGTGCGTGGATGGCTGGGAGAAGACCACCCTTCCGTCGACGACGCCGTGCTGGTTGCGTCAGAGCTCCTGACCAACGCGCTCCGGCACTCCGATGCCGGGCCGCACGACCTCATCGGCCTCACTGTCTCCCTGACGGAGGAAGTGGTCTACGTGGAGGTACGTGACCCCGGTTCAACGCTCTCCGCGCCCTACGTCCGGCAGGAGCCGGAGGCGGAGGATGGCCGCGGGTTGCTGATCATCGGTGAGATCTCTCAGAGCTGGGGAGTCCGAGAGCATGGCCGCGGCCTTGGCCGTAGTGTCTGGTGCGCCATCCCGGCCGTTCCACCTGCACGGCCGCGGTGA
- a CDS encoding helix-turn-helix transcriptional regulator gives MPRESDLYPSDSPTALFGFELRRHRKARGWSQAQLSKNVPYSVGTISMIETAQRSPSEQFARYCDEALEAEGALMRLWPMVSRTAAPMWFRPWLDVEAAAEAIRTWEPLMVPGLFQTEDYARAILSGEPGAGPEQIEEQVTARMERQSILRRATPPMLWVVLDEGILHRPIGNTAVMSAQLDQLIELALAPRITLQILPFNAYSTPGLLGGFAIAQTQGAPDTAYIESAGILGRVTERPEDVRALTFRYEGIRAEALSQRESMKVIKEATRRWTS, from the coding sequence ATGCCAAGGGAAAGCGATCTATACCCCTCCGATTCACCGACCGCACTCTTCGGTTTCGAGCTGCGCCGACACCGCAAGGCGCGAGGCTGGTCCCAGGCCCAGCTCTCGAAGAACGTTCCCTACTCCGTCGGCACCATCAGCATGATCGAGACCGCGCAACGGTCACCCTCGGAGCAGTTCGCCCGCTACTGCGACGAGGCACTGGAGGCAGAAGGTGCGCTGATGCGACTCTGGCCGATGGTCAGTCGCACGGCCGCCCCTATGTGGTTCCGGCCATGGCTCGATGTGGAAGCCGCCGCAGAAGCGATTCGCACATGGGAGCCGTTGATGGTCCCCGGCTTGTTCCAAACCGAGGACTACGCCAGGGCCATCCTGAGCGGCGAACCAGGCGCGGGACCAGAGCAGATCGAGGAGCAGGTCACCGCTCGTATGGAACGCCAAAGCATCCTCAGACGAGCCACACCCCCCATGCTCTGGGTGGTTCTCGACGAAGGAATCCTGCACCGTCCCATCGGCAACACCGCCGTGATGTCGGCGCAGCTCGACCAGCTTATCGAGCTCGCACTAGCACCTCGGATAACTCTTCAGATCCTCCCTTTCAACGCCTACTCCACGCCTGGACTTCTGGGCGGGTTCGCCATCGCTCAGACCCAGGGAGCCCCTGACACCGCTTACATCGAGTCAGCCGGGATCTTGGGGCGGGTAACAGAACGACCAGAAGACGTCCGCGCCCTAACATTCAGATATGAAGGGATTCGTGCCGAAGCACTGTCACAGCGCGAGTCCATGAAAGTGATCAAGGAGGCAACTCGGCGATGGACGAGCTGA
- a CDS encoding MBL fold metallo-hydrolase, producing the protein MSTSRIPEREIAERPAGYGGPNLSPVGLELVPHAFAEGVYALMASIPPKDNNGVVAGRDAALVIDAGITAEISAKIQAHVAALTDRPLRYLVNTTYHGDHTFGNAAFPGDVVVVSSRANRENMADLAYEKQTRSANMYGDAALLDEVTTWRRPDLVFDSYAEIDLGGRTVQLHHFGPGNGPGDTVVYVPDTRTAWTGNFLAHAGTAHMLLQGGPEPYVASLRRMREALPELETIVSGHGPMGDGRAALEALIGYLERLHDEVLASVEAGRSLEETYAACTDPWAEALDPGLAAALARYPVPQEQARQGMLALCRDLHRLNVLATYRLYEAGQ; encoded by the coding sequence ATGTCCACGTCACGGATTCCGGAGCGGGAGATCGCCGAGCGGCCCGCGGGCTACGGCGGCCCGAACCTGTCGCCGGTGGGCCTGGAGCTGGTGCCGCACGCGTTCGCCGAGGGTGTGTACGCGCTGATGGCGAGCATCCCGCCGAAGGACAACAACGGGGTGGTGGCCGGTAGGGACGCGGCGCTGGTGATCGACGCCGGGATAACGGCCGAAATTTCGGCAAAAATCCAGGCGCATGTGGCCGCCCTCACCGATCGGCCCCTCCGCTACCTGGTCAACACGACCTACCACGGCGACCACACCTTCGGCAACGCCGCCTTCCCCGGCGACGTCGTCGTGGTCTCGTCCCGGGCGAACAGGGAGAACATGGCGGACCTCGCGTACGAGAAGCAGACCAGGTCGGCCAACATGTACGGCGACGCCGCCCTGCTCGACGAGGTCACCACGTGGCGCCGCCCCGACCTCGTGTTCGACTCGTACGCCGAGATCGACCTCGGCGGCCGCACCGTCCAGCTGCACCACTTCGGCCCCGGCAACGGCCCGGGCGACACGGTCGTGTACGTCCCCGACACCCGCACCGCCTGGACCGGCAACTTCCTCGCCCACGCGGGCACGGCCCACATGCTGCTCCAGGGCGGCCCGGAGCCGTACGTGGCCTCACTGCGCAGGATGCGCGAGGCCCTGCCGGAGCTGGAAACCATCGTCTCCGGTCACGGCCCGATGGGCGACGGGCGCGCGGCCCTGGAGGCCCTGATCGGCTACCTGGAGCGACTCCACGACGAGGTGCTGGCCAGCGTGGAGGCGGGCCGCAGCCTGGAGGAGACGTACGCGGCCTGCACCGACCCGTGGGCCGAGGCCCTCGACCCCGGCCTCGCGGCGGCCCTCGCCCGCTACCCGGTGCCCCAGGAGCAGGCCCGGCAGGGCATGCTCGCCCTCTGCCGGGACCTCCACCGGCTCAACGTCCTGGCCACCTACCGCCTCTACGAGGCGGGTCAGTGA
- a CDS encoding TetR/AcrR family transcriptional regulator — protein MTASRTARERVRAELTREITDIARRQLATEGAGGLSLRAVAREMGMVSSAIYRYFPSRDDLLTALIIDGYNALGEAVERADADCPQDDFPRRWMSICHAVRDWAVAHPHEYALLYGSPVPGYQAPQDTIAARVRDVAVMGRLVSDAWRAGAVRPPSEELSPGLESEAAALRDLMPGVPDDVLWRGISAWTALYGWVNFEVFGQFNNTIGDRRTVFEHSMRLAASTIGLAQ, from the coding sequence ATGACAGCCAGCCGTACTGCCAGAGAACGTGTCAGGGCCGAGCTCACCAGAGAAATCACCGATATCGCGCGCCGCCAGCTAGCCACCGAAGGCGCGGGCGGCCTGTCGCTGCGGGCCGTCGCACGCGAGATGGGCATGGTCTCCTCGGCCATCTACCGCTATTTCCCGAGCCGCGACGACCTGCTGACCGCGCTGATCATCGACGGCTACAACGCGCTGGGCGAGGCCGTGGAGCGGGCCGACGCCGACTGTCCGCAGGACGACTTCCCGCGCCGGTGGATGTCGATCTGCCACGCCGTACGCGACTGGGCGGTGGCACACCCGCACGAATACGCGCTGCTCTACGGCTCCCCGGTGCCCGGCTATCAGGCGCCGCAGGACACGATCGCGGCCCGGGTGCGCGACGTCGCCGTGATGGGCCGGCTCGTCTCCGACGCCTGGCGGGCCGGCGCGGTCCGACCCCCGTCCGAGGAGCTGTCGCCGGGGCTGGAGTCGGAGGCGGCCGCGCTCCGGGACCTCATGCCGGGCGTGCCCGACGACGTGCTCTGGCGCGGCATCTCGGCGTGGACCGCGCTGTACGGGTGGGTCAACTTCGAGGTGTTCGGCCAGTTCAACAACACGATCGGGGACCGGCGGACGGTGTTCGAGCACTCGATGCGGCTGGCGGCCTCGACGATCGGACTTGCTCAGTGA
- a CDS encoding TetR/AcrR family transcriptional regulator has protein sequence MSSITSRRRPGRPSKAEAGDTKAALLDAALRLFAQNGYAGTSIRAIAREVGLSESVLYAHFDSKQAIYDAAMALAGPQAATVALDDAPEDPAAFVGSFAARVLAAWDTPQSRQVMSLVSRDGLIHDDALNEGIEDALARLAEVFAGWQSAGRIRTDLGGPDDLAYALLAPIAHARMLWLHGTATEEQRERARARITAHAALFATALSP, from the coding sequence GTGAGCAGCATCACGAGCCGGCGCAGGCCGGGCCGCCCCTCCAAGGCCGAGGCGGGCGACACCAAGGCCGCGCTCCTGGACGCCGCGCTGCGCCTGTTCGCGCAGAACGGGTACGCGGGCACCTCGATCAGGGCGATCGCGAGGGAGGTCGGGCTGAGCGAGAGCGTCCTGTACGCCCACTTCGACAGCAAGCAGGCGATCTACGACGCCGCCATGGCCCTGGCCGGCCCCCAGGCGGCCACCGTGGCGCTCGACGACGCCCCGGAGGACCCGGCGGCCTTCGTCGGATCGTTCGCCGCCCGGGTGCTGGCCGCGTGGGACACTCCGCAATCCAGGCAGGTCATGAGCCTGGTCTCACGTGACGGCCTGATCCACGACGACGCCCTGAACGAGGGCATCGAGGACGCGCTGGCCCGCCTGGCGGAGGTGTTCGCGGGGTGGCAGTCGGCGGGGCGGATCCGTACGGACCTGGGCGGTCCCGACGACCTCGCCTACGCCCTCCTGGCCCCGATCGCCCACGCCCGCATGCTGTGGCTGCACGGCACCGCGACGGAGGAGCAGCGCGAGCGCGCCCGCGCCCGCATCACCGCCCACGCCGCCCTGTTCGCGACGGCCCTGAGCCCCTGA
- a CDS encoding Gfo/Idh/MocA family oxidoreductase yields the protein MKTAMIGLGDIAEKAYLPVLAAQPGLDLYLCTRNQARLDRLGDTYRVARRSTSVDEVIKAGVEAAFVHAATDAHPQIVEPLLRAGVHVYVDKPIAYTLEESERLVRLAEAEGRSLMVGFNRRYAPGYVGLADHPRHLILMEKNRDNHPDVPRRAIFDDFIHVVDTLRFLAPGPVTGTTIRTRVQDGLLEHVVLELSGAGFTAIGVMNRVSGASEESCEAMGDGAKRRVVNLGDVVDHRGGEMLARRPDWTPVARQRGIEQVCLEFLAAVRDGRRIAADDALATHALCEEIVSRAA from the coding sequence GTGAAGACAGCCATGATCGGCCTGGGCGACATCGCGGAGAAGGCGTACCTCCCCGTACTGGCCGCCCAGCCCGGCCTCGACCTGTACCTCTGCACGCGCAACCAGGCCCGGCTGGACCGCCTCGGCGACACCTACCGCGTCGCCCGGCGCTCCACGAGCGTGGACGAGGTGATCAAGGCGGGGGTCGAGGCGGCGTTCGTGCACGCGGCCACCGACGCGCACCCGCAGATCGTCGAGCCGCTGCTCCGGGCCGGGGTCCACGTCTACGTCGACAAGCCGATCGCCTACACGCTCGAGGAGTCGGAGCGGCTCGTACGGCTGGCCGAGGCCGAGGGGAGGTCGCTGATGGTCGGGTTCAACCGGCGCTATGCGCCCGGATATGTCGGACTTGCCGACCATCCCCGCCACCTCATCCTGATGGAGAAGAACCGCGACAATCACCCTGACGTGCCCCGCCGGGCGATATTCGATGACTTCATTCACGTGGTGGACACCCTCAGATTCCTCGCCCCAGGCCCTGTCACCGGCACCACGATCAGGACCCGCGTCCAGGACGGCCTGCTCGAGCACGTCGTCCTGGAGCTGTCCGGCGCCGGCTTCACCGCCATCGGCGTCATGAACCGGGTCAGCGGGGCGAGCGAGGAGTCCTGCGAGGCCATGGGCGACGGCGCCAAGCGCCGCGTGGTCAACCTCGGCGACGTCGTCGACCACCGGGGCGGCGAGATGCTCGCCCGCCGCCCCGACTGGACGCCGGTGGCCAGGCAGCGCGGCATCGAGCAGGTCTGCCTGGAGTTCCTGGCCGCCGTACGCGACGGCCGCCGGATCGCCGCCGACGACGCCCTGGCCACGCACGCGCTGTGCGAGGAGATCGTCAGCCGGGCGGCGTGA
- a CDS encoding PadR family transcriptional regulator, with translation MVRRKQELGRFTDVALLVLISLAEGQKHGYRMINDIEEFSGTALEPGTLYGALMRLEERGWIEAVESAERRKPYRITESGRDALGEQLATLRRIEQAGARRTGAAWGLA, from the coding sequence ATGGTACGGAGGAAACAGGAGCTCGGCCGCTTCACAGACGTGGCGCTGCTCGTGCTCATCAGCCTGGCCGAAGGGCAGAAGCACGGATACCGGATGATCAATGACATCGAGGAGTTCTCGGGGACCGCGCTGGAGCCGGGCACCCTCTACGGGGCGCTGATGCGGCTGGAGGAGCGCGGGTGGATCGAAGCGGTCGAGTCGGCCGAGCGGCGCAAGCCGTACCGGATCACTGAGAGCGGGCGCGACGCGCTGGGCGAGCAGCTCGCCACGCTGCGGCGCATCGAGCAGGCGGGCGCCAGGCGTACCGGAGCCGCTTGGGGGCTCGCATGA